The segment GGACAGATATTGTTAAAGTATTAAAAACGTTTCAACCTGAAATTATTCAAGTTGAACAAGGTGTTAAGTCCTTTGCCTATGCTCAATTAATAACTCTTAATAAATTGTTAAGACTAAAAGCTAAAAATCTGTTTTTTACTTGGTGGAATTTACCCTATCAAGCTAAATTTCCGATTTCTTTATTAGAAAATTATAACCTAAAAAATACTGATGGTTTAGTTGCTGGTAATCAAGATGCTGCCGATATTCTCAGAGAACACGGTTACAAGAAAGCCGTTCAAGTAATGCCCCAATTAGGAGTCGATGAAACTCTATTTTCTCCCTCTCCTCAACCAGAATTAGCTTCTCAACTTAATATCAAATCTGATGAATTTGTTATTGGTTTTGTCGGAAGATTTGTTGCTGAAAAAGGAATTATTACCCTAATTAAAGCAGTTAGTCATTTAGCCTCAAAATCATGGAAATTATTATTATTAGGACGAGGAGAATTGCAAGAAGAAATTATAAAACAAGCTAAAACACAAGGAATTGAAAATAAAATCTTGATCATTGAAAGTGTTGCTCATGATGAAGTTCCCCGCTATATTAATTTAATGGATGTCTTAGTGCTTCCCTCACAAA is part of the Rippkaea orientalis PCC 8801 genome and harbors:
- the hpsO gene encoding hormogonium polysaccharide biosynthesis glycosyltransferase HpsO; translation: MKILVASHTYIVNLNCEKFRTLANLEPNVEVTIIVPQKWRPGGVQNKVIETQPRTEGNFRVIPISNFSQNNQGLLTFGTDIVKVLKTFQPEIIQVEQGVKSFAYAQLITLNKLLRLKAKNLFFTWWNLPYQAKFPISLLENYNLKNTDGLVAGNQDAADILREHGYKKAVQVMPQLGVDETLFSPSPQPELASQLNIKSDEFVIGFVGRFVAEKGIITLIKAVSHLASKSWKLLLLGRGELQEEIIKQAKTQGIENKILIIESVAHDEVPRYINLMDVLVLPSQTTYQFKTLTAVGWKEQFGHVLIEAMSCKVPVIGSDSGEIPNVIGDAGLIFPEGNYEGLKQKLEQIMNNPKLSNELAEKGYHRVLEKYTNKALAKQSLDFYKQLLDQ